In Pseudoduganella albidiflava, a single window of DNA contains:
- the paaG gene encoding 2-(1,2-epoxy-1,2-dihydrophenyl)acetyl-CoA isomerase PaaG, whose amino-acid sequence MTYQNILFGIEAGVATLTLNRPDKLNSFTQAMHLEVRDAFDRIRADKSVRVLVLTGAGRGFCAGQDLSDRAVSPGGEPVDLGESVEKYYAPLVMAIKELPMPVICAVNGVAAGAGANLALACDIVLAAKSASFIQSFCKLGLIPDTGGTWHLPRLVGPARAMGLAMLGDKLSADRAEEWGLIWKALPDDALMAEAIAMAQHFACAPTKGLAFTKRAMQLSACNGLHAQLKLETDMMRELGNSHDYREGVDAFVAKRTPHFTGE is encoded by the coding sequence ATGACTTACCAGAACATCCTGTTCGGCATCGAGGCCGGCGTCGCCACGCTGACCCTGAATCGCCCCGACAAACTGAACAGCTTTACCCAGGCGATGCACCTCGAGGTGCGCGATGCCTTCGACCGGATCCGCGCCGACAAGAGCGTGCGCGTGCTGGTGCTGACCGGCGCCGGCCGCGGCTTTTGCGCCGGGCAAGACCTGTCGGACCGCGCCGTGTCGCCCGGTGGCGAACCCGTCGACCTGGGCGAATCGGTGGAAAAATACTATGCGCCGCTGGTCATGGCGATCAAGGAGTTGCCGATGCCGGTGATCTGCGCCGTCAACGGCGTGGCGGCCGGTGCCGGCGCCAACCTGGCGCTGGCCTGCGACATCGTGCTGGCGGCGAAATCGGCCTCGTTCATCCAGTCGTTCTGCAAGCTGGGGCTGATTCCCGACACGGGCGGCACCTGGCACCTGCCGCGCCTGGTCGGGCCGGCGCGGGCCATGGGCCTGGCCATGCTGGGTGACAAGCTCAGTGCCGACCGTGCCGAAGAGTGGGGCCTGATCTGGAAGGCGCTGCCGGACGATGCGCTGATGGCCGAGGCGATCGCCATGGCCCAGCATTTCGCCTGCGCCCCCACCAAGGGCCTGGCGTTCACGAAACGGGCCATGCAGCTCAGCGCCTGCAACGGCCTGCACGCCCAGCTGAAGCTGGAAACCGACATGATGCGCGAGCTGGGCAACAGCCACGACTACCGCGAAGGCGTCGATGCCTTCGTGGCCAAGCGCACGCCGCACTTCACGGGGGAATGA
- the paaH gene encoding 3-hydroxyacyl-CoA dehydrogenase PaaH: MAALTTDSIVAVIGSGAMGAGIAQVAAAAGHTVKLYDARPEAVNRAIDDIAGTFGKLAAKGRMSAAEAEAARGRLQAASSLRDLADAALVIEAIVEQLDAKRALFAELEGVVADEAILATNTSSISVTALGAPLRRPERLVGMHFFNPVPLMALVEVVSGLATDRAVAQAVHDTAAAWGKSPVHARSTPGFIVNRVARPYYAEAWRLLNEGAADTATLDAVMREAGGFRMGPFELMDLIGHDVNYAVTKSVFDAYFGDPRFTPSVLQREMVDAGFLGRKSGRGFYRYGDNAVPPQPKSEPLCPRPEYVGYSLEAGASSEQTAPMLARFEAHGLHVTRRTSMEGHQHGEAPAFHCNGAAIYLTDGRSATARARANRHDDTVVFDLVLDAANAPRIAVARADQCGEAAYQSAVALFQAAGFAVTRLDDVPGLAVMRTVAMLANEAADTVHQGVCSARAVDMAMQKGVNYPRGPLAWADAVGVGHIVTVLDNLAATYGEDRYRVSPLLRRRQAGRKAIHAE; this comes from the coding sequence ATGGCCGCGCTCACCACCGATTCCATCGTTGCCGTCATCGGCAGCGGCGCCATGGGCGCCGGCATCGCCCAGGTGGCCGCCGCCGCCGGGCACACCGTGAAGCTGTACGATGCCCGCCCCGAGGCCGTGAACCGGGCCATCGACGACATCGCCGGCACGTTCGGCAAGCTGGCCGCGAAAGGCAGGATGAGCGCCGCCGAAGCGGAAGCCGCGCGCGGCCGGCTGCAGGCGGCGAGCTCGCTGCGGGACCTGGCCGATGCCGCGCTCGTGATCGAGGCGATCGTCGAGCAGCTCGACGCCAAGCGCGCGCTGTTCGCCGAGCTGGAAGGCGTCGTTGCCGACGAGGCGATCCTGGCCACCAATACGTCGTCGATCTCGGTGACCGCGCTGGGCGCGCCGCTGCGCCGGCCGGAACGCCTGGTCGGCATGCATTTCTTCAATCCGGTGCCGCTGATGGCGCTGGTCGAAGTCGTCAGCGGCCTCGCCACCGACCGCGCGGTGGCGCAGGCGGTGCACGATACCGCCGCCGCATGGGGCAAGAGCCCGGTGCATGCGCGCTCCACGCCCGGCTTCATCGTCAACCGCGTGGCGCGGCCCTACTATGCCGAGGCATGGCGCCTGCTGAACGAAGGCGCCGCCGACACGGCCACGCTGGACGCGGTGATGCGCGAGGCGGGCGGCTTCCGCATGGGGCCTTTCGAACTGATGGACCTGATCGGCCACGACGTCAACTATGCCGTCACGAAGTCCGTCTTCGATGCCTACTTTGGCGACCCGCGCTTCACGCCTTCCGTGCTGCAGCGCGAAATGGTCGATGCCGGCTTCCTGGGCCGCAAGTCGGGCCGCGGCTTCTACCGCTATGGCGACAACGCCGTGCCGCCGCAGCCGAAAAGCGAGCCGCTTTGCCCGCGGCCGGAATACGTGGGCTACAGCCTGGAAGCCGGCGCCAGCAGCGAGCAGACGGCGCCGATGCTGGCGCGCTTCGAGGCGCATGGCCTGCATGTCACCCGCCGCACCTCCATGGAAGGGCACCAGCATGGCGAGGCGCCGGCCTTCCACTGCAACGGCGCGGCGATCTACCTGACGGATGGCCGCAGCGCCACCGCCCGGGCCCGCGCCAACCGGCATGACGACACGGTGGTCTTCGATCTCGTGCTGGATGCCGCCAATGCCCCTCGCATCGCCGTGGCGCGCGCTGACCAGTGCGGCGAGGCGGCCTACCAATCCGCCGTGGCGCTGTTCCAGGCCGCCGGCTTCGCCGTGACCCGGCTGGACGACGTGCCCGGGCTGGCCGTGATGCGCACCGTGGCGATGCTGGCCAACGAAGCGGCCGATACCGTCCACCAGGGCGTGTGCAGCGCGCGCGCCGTGGACATGGCGATGCAGAAGGGCGTCAACTACCCGCGCGGGCCGCTTGCCTGGGCGGACGCGGTGGGTGTCGGTCACATCGTCACGGTGCTCGACAACCTGGCCGCCACGTATGGGGAAGACCGCTACCGCGTGTCGCCGCTGCTGCGCCGCCGCCAGGCCGGCAGGAAGGCGATCCATGCCGAATGA
- the paaI gene encoding hydroxyphenylacetyl-CoA thioesterase PaaI, translating into MPNDSSSLPAGLEAQALAEAAGAAMFDRDPASQGLGMTLDEIRPGYARMSMRVRADMLNGHRTCHGGFIFALADSAFAFACNSHNHNTVGAGCTIDYLAPGRHDDLLTAEAVERALAGKTGIYDVDVVNQDGRLVATFRGKSHRVGGTVV; encoded by the coding sequence ATGCCGAATGATTCGTCTTCCCTGCCAGCCGGGCTGGAGGCGCAGGCGCTGGCCGAAGCGGCCGGCGCGGCGATGTTCGACCGCGATCCCGCCAGCCAGGGCCTGGGCATGACGCTCGACGAGATCCGCCCCGGCTATGCACGCATGTCGATGCGCGTGCGCGCCGACATGCTGAACGGGCACCGCACCTGCCACGGCGGCTTCATCTTCGCCCTGGCGGACAGCGCGTTCGCCTTTGCCTGCAACAGCCATAACCACAACACCGTGGGGGCCGGCTGCACCATCGATTACCTGGCGCCGGGGCGCCACGATGACCTGCTCACCGCGGAAGCGGTCGAGCGGGCACTGGCCGGCAAGACCGGCATCTACGACGTCGACGTCGTCAACCAGGATGGCCGGCTGGTCGCCACGTTCCGGGGCAAGTCGCACCGGGTGGGCGGCACGGTCGTCTGA
- the paaK gene encoding phenylacetate--CoA ligase PaaK: MVQSIPAPADLEPIERASRDELQALQLERLKKTLRHAYDNVPHYRAAFDAHGVHPEELRSLADLAKFPFTDKKTLRDNYPFGLFAVPREKVVRIHASSGTTGKATVVGYTQNDIDTWADVVARSIRAAGGRAGDMVHISYGYGLFTGGLGAHYGAERLGCTVIPMSGGQTEKQVQLIRDFGPSIIMVTPSYMLNIIEEFQKQGIDPATSSLKVGIFGAEPWTDAMRREIEARAGIDAVDIYGLSEVMGPGVASECIESKDGPVIWEDHFYPEIIDPETGEVLPDGAEGELVFTSLTKEAMPVIRYRTRDLTRLLPPTSRAMRRMGKITGRSDDMLIIRGVNVFPTQIEELILKMPKLAPQYQLVVTRDGHLDKLDVIAELRPGTPGADAEALSQQLANELEHCIKTHVGVSTRVSVVAPDGIERTLTGKARRVIDKRPRN; this comes from the coding sequence ATGGTTCAATCTATTCCCGCGCCGGCGGACCTGGAGCCGATCGAGCGCGCCAGCCGCGACGAACTGCAGGCCCTGCAACTGGAGCGCCTGAAGAAAACCCTGCGGCATGCGTACGACAACGTGCCGCACTACCGTGCCGCCTTCGATGCGCATGGCGTGCATCCGGAAGAACTGCGTTCGCTGGCCGACCTGGCGAAGTTCCCGTTCACGGACAAGAAGACGCTGCGCGACAATTATCCGTTCGGCCTGTTCGCCGTGCCGCGCGAGAAAGTGGTGCGCATCCATGCGTCGAGCGGCACCACCGGCAAGGCGACCGTGGTCGGCTACACGCAGAACGATATCGATACGTGGGCCGATGTGGTGGCCCGCTCGATCCGCGCCGCCGGCGGGCGCGCCGGGGACATGGTGCACATCTCGTACGGCTACGGCCTGTTCACCGGCGGCCTGGGCGCGCACTACGGCGCCGAGCGTCTCGGCTGCACGGTGATTCCCATGTCCGGCGGGCAGACCGAAAAGCAGGTGCAGCTGATCCGCGACTTCGGGCCGTCGATCATCATGGTCACGCCGTCGTACATGCTGAACATCATCGAGGAATTCCAGAAGCAGGGCATCGATCCGGCGACCTCGTCGCTGAAAGTGGGCATCTTCGGCGCCGAACCGTGGACCGATGCGATGCGCCGCGAGATCGAGGCGCGCGCCGGCATCGATGCGGTGGACATCTACGGGCTGTCGGAAGTGATGGGGCCCGGCGTGGCCAGCGAATGCATCGAAAGCAAGGATGGCCCAGTCATCTGGGAAGACCATTTCTATCCGGAGATCATCGACCCGGAAACGGGCGAGGTGCTGCCGGACGGCGCCGAGGGCGAGCTGGTCTTCACGTCGCTCACCAAGGAAGCGATGCCGGTGATCCGCTACAGGACGAGAGACCTCACGCGGTTATTGCCGCCCACCTCGCGCGCCATGCGCCGGATGGGCAAGATCACCGGCCGGTCCGACGACATGCTGATCATCCGCGGCGTCAACGTCTTCCCCACGCAGATCGAGGAACTGATCCTGAAAATGCCGAAGCTGGCGCCGCAATACCAGCTGGTCGTCACGCGCGACGGGCACCTGGACAAGCTCGACGTCATCGCCGAGCTGCGCCCGGGAACGCCCGGCGCCGACGCCGAGGCACTCAGCCAGCAGTTGGCAAATGAGCTGGAACACTGCATCAAGACCCACGTCGGCGTTTCCACCCGCGTCAGCGTGGTGGCACCCGACGGCATCGAACGCACGCTGACCGGCAAGGCGCGCCGCGTGATCGACAAACGACCGAGGAACTGA
- the pcaF gene encoding 3-oxoadipyl-CoA thiolase codes for MTDFDQHPAYIIDAVRTPFGRFGGALASVRADDLAAIPIRALIERNPGVDWRSVDDVLFGCANQAGEDNRNVGRMAALLAGLPPDVPGNTINRLCGSSLDAVGSAARAIRSGEAHLVIAGGVESMTRAPFVMGKADSAFSRTAKIEDTTIGWRFVNPKMKELHGIDSMPETAENVAQEFGVNRADQDAFALRSQQRWAAAHSAGVFGAEIVPVTRHSKKGESTVFDTDEHPRPDTTLDKLAKLKGVVRPDGTVTAGNASGVNDGAGALLLASREAVEQYGLKPRAKVLGMAVAGLAPRIMGFGPAPASKKLLARLGLTIGQMDVIELNEAFAAQGLAVTRDLGLADDAPHVNPNGGAIAIGHPLGASGARLVTAAVNQLERTGGRYALCTMCIGVGQGIALVIERV; via the coding sequence ATGACGGATTTCGACCAACACCCGGCTTACATCATCGATGCGGTCCGCACGCCGTTCGGCCGCTTCGGCGGCGCGCTCGCCAGCGTGCGGGCCGACGACCTGGCCGCCATCCCCATCCGCGCGCTGATCGAGCGCAATCCCGGCGTGGACTGGCGCAGCGTCGACGACGTGCTGTTCGGCTGCGCCAACCAGGCCGGCGAGGACAACCGCAACGTGGGCCGCATGGCCGCGCTGCTGGCCGGCCTGCCGCCCGACGTGCCCGGCAACACCATCAACCGGCTGTGCGGTTCCAGCCTGGATGCCGTGGGCAGCGCGGCGCGGGCGATCCGGTCCGGCGAGGCGCACCTGGTCATCGCCGGCGGCGTGGAAAGCATGACGCGCGCGCCGTTCGTGATGGGCAAGGCCGACAGCGCGTTCTCGCGCACCGCGAAGATCGAGGATACGACGATCGGCTGGCGCTTCGTCAATCCGAAGATGAAGGAGCTGCACGGCATCGACAGCATGCCGGAAACGGCGGAAAACGTGGCGCAGGAATTCGGCGTGAACCGCGCCGACCAGGATGCGTTCGCGCTGCGCAGCCAGCAGCGCTGGGCCGCCGCCCATTCGGCCGGCGTGTTCGGCGCCGAGATCGTGCCGGTCACGCGGCACTCGAAGAAAGGCGAATCGACGGTGTTCGATACGGACGAGCATCCGCGGCCCGACACCACGCTGGACAAGCTGGCCAAGCTGAAGGGCGTGGTGCGGCCCGACGGCACTGTCACGGCCGGCAATGCGTCCGGCGTCAACGACGGTGCCGGCGCGCTGCTGCTGGCGTCGCGCGAGGCGGTCGAACAATATGGCCTGAAGCCGCGCGCGAAGGTGCTGGGCATGGCCGTGGCCGGCCTGGCGCCGCGCATCATGGGCTTCGGGCCGGCACCGGCATCGAAGAAGCTGCTGGCGCGGCTGGGCCTCACGATCGGGCAGATGGACGTCATCGAACTGAATGAAGCGTTCGCGGCGCAAGGCCTGGCCGTGACGCGCGACCTGGGCCTGGCCGACGATGCGCCGCACGTGAACCCGAACGGCGGCGCGATCGCCATCGGCCACCCGCTGGGCGCATCCGGCGCGCGGCTGGTCACCGCGGCCGTCAACCAGCTCGAACGCACCGGCGGCCGCTACGCGCTGTGCACCATGTGCATCGGGGTGGGGCAGGGCATCGCGCTGGTCATCGAACGGGTGTGA
- a CDS encoding phenylacetic acid degradation protein PaaY: MVNSVVKVYEINGVRPVVHPTAYVHPSAVLVGDVIVGPRCYVGPLASLRGDFGRIVLEEGSNVQDGCVMHGFANCDTVVEADGHIGHGAVLHGCRIGRNALVGMNAVVMDNAVVGSESIVAAMSFVKANMAIPPRSMAMGMPARIVREVTDEEIAWKNIGTAQYHELAVRSRDTMREVEAFTEPEPDRRRIAWESSVPLHVHKKTS; this comes from the coding sequence ATGGTGAACAGCGTCGTGAAAGTCTATGAAATCAATGGCGTGCGGCCGGTGGTGCATCCGACGGCCTATGTGCACCCGAGCGCGGTGCTGGTCGGCGACGTGATCGTCGGCCCGCGCTGCTACGTCGGGCCGCTGGCATCGCTGCGCGGCGACTTCGGGCGGATCGTCCTGGAAGAAGGCTCGAACGTGCAGGATGGCTGCGTGATGCATGGCTTCGCCAACTGCGACACGGTGGTCGAAGCGGATGGCCATATCGGCCACGGCGCCGTGCTGCACGGCTGCCGGATCGGGCGCAATGCGCTGGTGGGCATGAACGCCGTCGTGATGGATAACGCGGTGGTCGGCAGCGAGAGCATCGTGGCGGCGATGAGCTTCGTGAAGGCCAACATGGCGATCCCGCCGCGCAGCATGGCGATGGGGATGCCGGCGCGGATCGTCCGCGAGGTCACGGATGAGGAAATCGCGTGGAAGAACATCGGTACCGCGCAATACCACGAGCTGGCGGTGCGTTCGCGCGACACCATGCGCGAGGTCGAGGCATTCACCGAGCCCGAACCGGACCGCCGGCGCATCGCATGGGAAAGTTCGGTACCGCTGCACGTACACAAGAAAACAAGCTGA
- the paaZ gene encoding phenylacetic acid degradation bifunctional protein PaaZ — protein MGTLQSFIGGRWHGREAHQPLHSALNNSLIYHTHAESIDFGEVLDYGRKTGIPALMALDFQQRAARLKALALYLMERKEQLYEISRFTGATRPDSWVDVEGGIGTLFAYASIGSRELPSSNVLHEGPAMALGKRGGFSGTHILVPRGGVAVHINAFNFPIWGMLEKFAPSFLAAMPCIGKPATATSYLTEALVRMMHESGLLPDGALQLVIGSTGDLLDRLTGFDAVTFTGSADTAQKLRSNRNLIANSVPFTAEADSLNCAILAPDVTPDDPEFDLFVKEVAREMTGKAGQKCTAIRRIIVPRAQAEAVADRLRDRLSKITVGDPSVDGVRMGALASKDQQRDVAAQVERLLAGNELLHGGELKLVGDGVHDGAFFAPTLVMCRNAMDNDAVHDVEAFGPVSTLMTYEGIDEALALAAKGKGSLVSTLVTKDPKIAAHAVPVAASHHGRVLVLEREASVDSTGHGSPLPQLKHGGPGRAGGGEELGGIRAVKHFLQRTAVQGSPTMLSAITGEYVRGGAVRESEVHPFRRHFEDLQVGDSLLTHRRTVSEADIVNFGGVSGDYFYMHFDDIAAKETQFGKRIAHGYFVLSAAAGLFVSPAPGPVLANYGLDNLRFITPVAIGDTIRARLTCKRKVDRNRTDDKGVGQGVVAWDVQVTNQHDELVASYDILTLVSKKA, from the coding sequence ATGGGTACTTTGCAAAGCTTCATCGGCGGCCGCTGGCACGGCAGGGAAGCGCACCAGCCGCTGCACAGCGCGCTGAACAACAGCCTGATCTACCACACGCATGCCGAATCGATCGATTTCGGCGAAGTGCTGGACTATGGCCGCAAGACCGGCATCCCGGCGCTGATGGCGCTGGACTTCCAGCAGCGCGCGGCGCGCCTGAAGGCGCTGGCGCTGTACCTGATGGAACGCAAGGAGCAGCTGTACGAGATTTCGCGCTTCACCGGCGCCACGCGGCCGGACAGCTGGGTCGACGTGGAAGGCGGCATCGGCACGCTGTTCGCCTACGCCAGCATCGGCAGCCGCGAGCTGCCGTCGTCGAACGTGCTGCACGAAGGCCCGGCGATGGCGCTGGGCAAGCGCGGCGGCTTTTCGGGCACGCACATCCTGGTGCCGCGCGGCGGCGTCGCCGTGCACATCAACGCCTTCAATTTCCCCATCTGGGGCATGCTGGAGAAATTCGCGCCCAGCTTCCTGGCCGCGATGCCCTGCATCGGCAAGCCGGCCACCGCGACCAGCTACCTCACGGAAGCGCTGGTGCGGATGATGCATGAATCCGGCCTGCTGCCGGACGGCGCGCTGCAACTGGTAATCGGCAGTACCGGCGACCTGCTGGACCGGTTGACCGGCTTCGATGCCGTCACCTTCACCGGGTCGGCCGATACGGCGCAGAAGCTGCGCTCGAACCGCAACCTGATCGCGAACTCGGTACCGTTCACGGCGGAAGCCGATTCGCTCAATTGCGCGATCCTGGCGCCCGACGTGACGCCGGACGACCCGGAGTTCGACCTGTTCGTCAAGGAAGTGGCGCGCGAGATGACCGGCAAGGCGGGGCAGAAGTGCACGGCGATCCGGCGCATCATCGTGCCGCGCGCGCAGGCCGAGGCCGTGGCCGACCGGCTGCGCGACCGGCTGTCGAAAATCACCGTCGGCGACCCGTCGGTCGATGGCGTGCGCATGGGCGCGCTGGCATCGAAGGACCAGCAGCGCGACGTGGCTGCGCAGGTCGAGCGGCTGCTGGCCGGGAACGAGCTGCTGCACGGCGGCGAGCTGAAGCTCGTCGGCGATGGCGTGCACGATGGGGCATTCTTCGCGCCCACGCTGGTGATGTGCCGCAATGCGATGGACAACGACGCCGTGCACGACGTGGAGGCGTTCGGCCCGGTCAGCACCCTGATGACGTACGAGGGGATCGACGAGGCCCTGGCCCTGGCCGCGAAAGGCAAGGGCAGCCTGGTGTCCACGCTGGTGACGAAGGATCCGAAGATCGCCGCCCATGCGGTGCCGGTGGCGGCTTCGCACCATGGCCGCGTGCTGGTGCTGGAACGCGAGGCGTCGGTCGATTCGACCGGCCACGGCTCGCCGCTGCCGCAACTGAAGCACGGCGGCCCGGGGCGCGCCGGCGGCGGCGAGGAGCTGGGCGGCATCCGCGCCGTCAAGCATTTCCTGCAGCGCACGGCCGTGCAGGGCTCGCCGACGATGCTGTCGGCCATCACCGGGGAATACGTGCGCGGTGGCGCGGTGCGCGAATCCGAGGTGCATCCATTCCGCCGGCATTTCGAGGACCTGCAGGTGGGCGACTCGCTGCTGACGCACCGCCGCACCGTCAGCGAGGCCGACATCGTCAATTTCGGTGGCGTCTCGGGCGACTACTTCTACATGCACTTCGACGACATCGCCGCGAAGGAGACCCAGTTCGGCAAGCGCATCGCCCACGGCTACTTCGTGCTGTCGGCGGCGGCCGGGCTGTTCGTCTCGCCGGCGCCCGGCCCGGTGCTGGCCAACTATGGCCTCGACAACCTGCGCTTCATCACGCCGGTTGCCATCGGCGACACGATCCGCGCACGGCTCACCTGCAAGCGCAAGGTGGACCGGAACCGCACCGACGACAAGGGCGTGGGGCAGGGCGTGGTGGCGTGGGACGTGCAGGTGACCAACCAGCACGACGAGCTGGTGGCCAGTTACGACATCCTGACGCTGGTATCGAAGAAGGCGTGA
- a CDS encoding M24 family metallopeptidase gives MGIGGNTIERALATLSDMTAGAVPIGREEHVARIARAQAFMRAQGIAALWLNAGTNLLYFTGMKWHPSERMVGAILPAEGELAYLAPAFEEATLRDFMVADGPIHTWHEHENPCTLFVDTLRALGIEPGVRVGIDESTPFFTSDGIRQQAPDYTLENAKTVTAHCRTRKSPAEIALMQRAKDMTLAVHVATASILREGITTREVADFIDRAHRKVGAPAGSYFVIVLFGEATAFPHGVSYVQTLKDGDTVLIDTGCKLHDYISDITRTYVFGTPSERQRAVWNAEKAAQQAAFDAAQLGVPCEEVDAAARRSLAAAGFGPGYALPGLPHRTGHGIGLDIHEWPYLVGGDKTPLDVGMCFSNEPMICVPGEFGIRHEDHFYMTENGPRWFTRPARSIDNPFDNPFDDPFDDPSGLQGQ, from the coding sequence ATGGGCATCGGCGGAAACACCATCGAGCGGGCATTGGCGACGCTGTCGGACATGACAGCGGGGGCGGTGCCCATCGGGCGCGAGGAACACGTGGCGCGCATCGCCAGGGCGCAGGCGTTCATGCGCGCGCAGGGCATCGCCGCGCTTTGGCTGAACGCGGGCACGAACCTGCTGTACTTCACCGGCATGAAGTGGCACCCGAGCGAGCGGATGGTGGGGGCGATCCTGCCGGCGGAGGGCGAGCTGGCCTACCTGGCGCCGGCCTTCGAGGAAGCCACGCTGCGGGACTTCATGGTGGCCGATGGACCGATCCACACATGGCACGAGCATGAAAACCCGTGCACCCTGTTCGTCGATACCCTGCGGGCGCTGGGCATCGAGCCAGGCGTCCGCGTCGGCATCGATGAAAGCACGCCCTTCTTCACGTCGGACGGCATCCGCCAGCAGGCGCCCGACTACACGCTGGAAAACGCCAAGACCGTGACAGCCCACTGCCGCACCCGCAAGTCGCCGGCCGAGATCGCGCTGATGCAGCGCGCCAAGGACATGACGCTGGCCGTGCACGTGGCCACCGCCAGCATCCTGCGCGAAGGCATCACGACCAGGGAAGTGGCCGACTTCATCGACCGCGCGCACCGCAAGGTGGGCGCGCCGGCCGGCTCGTATTTCGTCATCGTGCTGTTCGGCGAAGCCACGGCCTTCCCGCACGGCGTGTCGTACGTGCAGACGCTGAAGGACGGCGACACGGTGCTGATCGATACCGGCTGCAAGCTGCACGACTATATTTCCGACATCACGCGCACCTACGTGTTCGGCACGCCGAGCGAGCGGCAGCGGGCCGTGTGGAATGCGGAAAAGGCGGCGCAGCAGGCGGCGTTCGATGCGGCGCAGCTGGGCGTGCCGTGCGAGGAAGTCGATGCGGCGGCGCGCCGCTCGCTGGCAGCGGCCGGCTTCGGCCCCGGCTACGCCCTGCCCGGCCTGCCGCACCGCACGGGCCACGGCATCGGCCTGGATATCCATGAATGGCCCTACCTGGTGGGCGGAGACAAGACCCCGCTGGACGTGGGCATGTGCTTCTCGAACGAACCGATGATCTGCGTGCCGGGCGAATTCGGCATTCGCCACGAAGACCACTTCTACATGACGGAAAACGGGCCGCGCTGGTTTACCCGGCCGGCCCGCTCGATTGACAACCCCTTTGACAACCCCTTCGACGATCCCTTCGACGATCCGTCCGGCCTACAGGGGCAGTGA